The Spirochaetota bacterium genome includes a region encoding these proteins:
- the flgB gene encoding flagellar basal body rod protein FlgB: protein MFEYSKMMQTNYLLEKALDVESLRRKVIANNIANVDVPHFKRSEVNFESELKRAIAHNMDPMKKVKALKTDPRHYDFFEPRDITSVTPRVNLDYTTTYRNDGNNVDIEKEMVDAAKNQMRYNAYVTSLNQNYKILKLVMRTV, encoded by the coding sequence ATGTTTGAATACAGTAAAATGATGCAAACCAATTATCTTCTGGAAAAAGCACTAGATGTTGAATCATTGCGCCGAAAAGTTATTGCTAACAATATTGCCAACGTGGATGTACCGCATTTTAAACGCAGTGAGGTTAATTTTGAAAGTGAGTTAAAAAGGGCGATAGCTCATAATATGGATCCAATGAAAAAAGTAAAGGCACTCAAAACTGATCCGCGCCATTACGATTTTTTTGAGCCAAGAGATATTACCAGTGTTACGCCGCGTGTCAACTTGGATTACACAACAACCTACAGAAATGATGGCAACAATGTGGATATTGAAAAGGAGATGGTGGATGCTGCTAAAAATCAGATGCGCTACAATGCGTATGTAACAAGCTTGAACCAGAATTATAAGATTTTAAAACTAGTGATGAGAACTGTATAG
- the flgC gene encoding flagellar basal body rod protein FlgC codes for MGMFDSFNIASTGLTAQRLRMDVISNNIANATTTRTPEGGPYKRKRVIFAPVNIRPFYKSPLVPKRIDHGEPKGVRVVKIEEDNSEFRLVYDPSHPDAIKTGPKQGYVEMPNVNVVMEMTDLISASRSYEANVMMINNAKSMFAKALEIGRGSV; via the coding sequence ATGGGAATGTTTGACAGTTTCAATATTGCTTCAACAGGATTAACCGCACAGCGGTTGCGGATGGACGTGATAAGTAACAATATTGCAAATGCTACGACCACACGAACACCGGAAGGTGGTCCGTATAAGCGTAAAAGAGTTATTTTTGCTCCTGTTAATATCAGACCATTTTATAAATCACCGCTGGTACCAAAGCGTATAGATCACGGTGAGCCAAAAGGGGTAAGAGTTGTAAAAATTGAAGAAGATAATTCTGAATTCAGGCTGGTATATGATCCGTCGCATCCTGATGCAATAAAGACAGGTCCAAAGCAGGGATATGTTGAAATGCCTAATGTCAATGTAGTAATGGAAATGACGGATTTAATATCCGCATCGCGATCATATGAGGCAAATGTTATGATGATAAACAATGCTAAGTCAATGTTTGCAAAAGCATTGGAGATTGGCAGAGGTAGTGTATAA